The proteins below come from a single Cervus canadensis isolate Bull #8, Minnesota chromosome 2, ASM1932006v1, whole genome shotgun sequence genomic window:
- the LOC122426927 gene encoding olfactory receptor 10J1-like, producing MKKENHTLVSEFTFQGFSSFCEHQFTLFIMFFALYVLTLAGNIITVTVISLDRHLHTPMYFFLSMLSASEIVYTVIIIPKMLCNLIGLSKSISLAGCATQMFFFITLAINNCFLLTAMGYDRYVAICNPLRYTVIMNRRVCFQLVWGACSIGLIVATTQVTSVFRLPFCATKVAHFFCDIRPVMKLSCVDTTVNEILTLLISVLVILVPMGLVFISYILIISTILKIASAEGRKKAFATCASHLTVVIVHYGCASIAYLKPKSENTKDQDQLISVTYTVITPLLNPVVYTLRNKEAKDALLRAMGRKLS from the coding sequence ATGAAGAAAGAGAATCACACTCTGGTGAGTGAGTTTACTTTCCAGGGTTTCTCTAGCTTCTGTGAGCACCAGTTCACCCTCTTTATCATGTTTTTTGCACTGTACGTATTAACCCTGGCAGGCAATATCATCACTGTGACCGTCATTAGCCTTGACcgccacctccacacccccatgtatttcttcctcagCATGCTGTCAGCTTCAGAGATCGTGTACACTGTCATCATTATACCCAAGATGCTCTGCAACCTCATAGGCCTGAGTAAGTCCATTTCTTTGGCAGGCTGTGCCACTCAGATGTTCTTCTTCATCACTTTGGCCATCAACAACTGCTTCCTGCTCACAGCGATGGGCTacgaccgctatgtggccatttGCAATCCCTTGAGGTACACAGTTATCATGAACAGGAGAGTGTGCTTCCAGTTGGTGTGGGGGGCCTGCAGCATCGGGCTGATTGTGGCCACGACACAGGTGACGTCTGTATTCAGGTTACCTTTCTGTGCCACAAAGGTGGcccacttcttctgtgacatcCGACCTGTGATGAAGCTCTCCTGCGTTGACACGACTGTCAATGAGATCTTGACTTTGCTCATCAGTGTCCTGGTCATCCTGGTTCCCATGGGATTGGTTTTCATTTCCTACATCCTCATCATCTCCACCATCCTTAAAATTGCCTCAGCTGAAGGTCGGAAGAAGGCCTTTGCCACCTGCGCCTCCCACCTCACTGTGGTCATCGTCCACTATGGCTGTGCCTCCATCGCCTACCTCAAGCCCAAGTCAGAGAACACCAAGGATCAGGACCAGCTGATCTCAGTGACCTACACCGTCATCACCCCACTACTGAACCCCGTGGTGTACACCCTGAGGAACAAAGAGGCCAAGGATGCTCTGCTCCGGGCCATGGGCAGGAAGCTTTCCTGA